Proteins from a genomic interval of Sphingomonas sp. Y38-1Y:
- a CDS encoding Gfo/Idh/MocA family oxidoreductase codes for MANDGITRRGLIQAGGGIAATAALAGSTLAQTGGAPRVEGKPLPGGVKLPASPPQRKRPDSVGIAIVGLGGYALNQMMPRFKNAERAHIAAIVSGNPAKLKQVGDAYGVPADARYSYDRFDAIARDRRIDAVYVVLPTALHADWVVRAFAAGKHVLCEKPMALTSADCERMIAAGRRANCKLMLAYRSHFEPFNLEAMRLMKEKAVGTIRLLRTEQSYRMGPTTAAENWRVDGTLAGGGPLEDYGIYGLQSALYLTGEMPERISAEAFRPAGDPRFASIFAHVSSQWKFPSGAVAQLVTSYDSAGINMAEVRGTEGALIMDPATSYAGQKMRIEGRNAREFNPGDPDVQFARQLDHFADAIRDNKPIRTGGDMGLRDIRLIEAIYASAKAGRSVNLNPDGTMRR; via the coding sequence ATGGCGAACGACGGCATCACGCGGCGCGGACTCATCCAGGCGGGGGGCGGCATCGCCGCGACTGCCGCGCTTGCGGGCTCGACCCTCGCGCAGACCGGCGGCGCGCCGCGGGTCGAGGGCAAGCCGCTGCCGGGTGGCGTCAAGCTTCCGGCGTCGCCGCCGCAGCGCAAGCGGCCGGACAGCGTCGGCATCGCGATCGTGGGGTTGGGTGGTTATGCGCTCAACCAGATGATGCCGCGCTTCAAGAATGCCGAGCGCGCGCACATCGCCGCGATCGTTTCGGGCAATCCGGCCAAGCTGAAGCAGGTGGGCGACGCGTACGGCGTGCCCGCCGATGCGCGTTACAGCTATGATCGGTTCGACGCGATCGCGCGCGATCGGCGGATCGACGCGGTCTATGTTGTGCTGCCGACGGCGCTGCATGCCGACTGGGTGGTGCGCGCCTTTGCTGCGGGCAAGCATGTGCTCTGCGAAAAGCCGATGGCGCTCACCAGCGCCGATTGCGAGCGGATGATCGCCGCGGGTCGCCGCGCCAATTGCAAGCTGATGCTCGCCTATCGCTCGCATTTCGAGCCCTTCAACCTGGAGGCGATGCGGCTGATGAAGGAGAAGGCGGTCGGCACGATCCGACTGCTGCGCACCGAGCAGTCGTATCGCATGGGGCCGACGACCGCGGCGGAGAATTGGCGCGTCGACGGCACGCTGGCGGGCGGTGGGCCGCTGGAGGACTACGGCATCTACGGGCTCCAGTCGGCGCTCTATCTGACCGGCGAGATGCCCGAGCGGATCAGTGCCGAGGCGTTCCGGCCGGCGGGCGACCCGCGGTTCGCGTCGATCTTCGCGCATGTCTCCTCGCAGTGGAAGTTCCCGTCAGGCGCAGTGGCGCAGCTCGTCACCTCATACGACTCCGCCGGCATCAACATGGCCGAGGTGCGCGGGACCGAGGGGGCGCTCATCATGGACCCGGCGACCAGCTATGCCGGGCAGAAGATGCGGATCGAGGGGCGGAACGCGCGCGAGTTCAACCCCGGCGATCCGGACGTCCAGTTCGCGCGCCAGCTCGATCACTTCGCCGACGCGATCCGCGACAACAAGCCGATCCGCACCGGCGGCGACATGGGACTGCGCGACATTCGCCTGATCGAGGCAATCTATGCGTCCGCAAAGGCGGGGCGGAGCGTGAACCTCAACCCGGATGGGACGATGCGGCGGTAA
- a CDS encoding DUF5597 domain-containing protein: MKPLILAALALLAAPLSAQERPLPRLESRNGRHALIVDGAPFLMLGAQANNSSNYPAALPKVWPVVEAMHANTLEMPVAWEQVEPVEGRFDFGFVDTLLAEARAHDKRLVLLWFATWKNTGASYAPEWVKRDGKRFPRMRTAEGKAHYVLSPHGAETLAADRRAFVALMTHLARVDAQNTVIMVQVQNEAGSYRLARDHAPAAERLFKGPVPAELVRALKVKAGTWEAVFGKRAEQFFQSWHLARYVDAVAAAGKAVKPLPMYTNAALGNAFTDEGGDVGPSGGPNWNVIPVWKAAAPHLDLVAPDIYKRDPKEVAAFLDKYARPDNALMVPEIGNAADFARFFWPALGKGAIGFAPFGMDGTGFFNYPLGAKSLEDGTLAAFAAPYRLFAPIAADWARIARDHPTWGTAKGMPESGKVMGRWRVSAEYGQWQMGEAEWASWLKTDPHPDADRPVGGLVAAQIAPDTFLIAGSHVRARIALADPVAGESGEIIRAEEGSFVGGKWVTTRLWNGDQSDYGFNFTAEPVMLRVTMTSYR, translated from the coding sequence GTGAAGCCGCTGATCCTCGCCGCCCTCGCGCTTCTCGCCGCCCCGCTTTCGGCGCAGGAGCGGCCCCTGCCGCGGCTCGAAAGCAGGAACGGGCGCCATGCGCTGATCGTCGACGGCGCGCCCTTCCTGATGCTCGGCGCACAGGCGAACAATTCGAGCAACTATCCCGCCGCGCTCCCCAAGGTGTGGCCGGTGGTCGAGGCGATGCACGCCAACACGCTGGAGATGCCGGTCGCCTGGGAACAGGTCGAGCCGGTCGAGGGCCGGTTCGACTTCGGCTTCGTCGACACGCTGCTGGCCGAGGCGCGGGCGCACGACAAAAGGCTCGTGCTCTTGTGGTTCGCGACGTGGAAGAACACCGGCGCGAGCTACGCGCCCGAATGGGTGAAGCGCGACGGCAAGCGCTTCCCGCGGATGCGGACCGCGGAGGGCAAGGCGCATTACGTGCTGAGCCCGCATGGCGCCGAGACGCTCGCCGCCGACCGCCGCGCCTTCGTCGCGCTGATGACGCATCTCGCGCGCGTCGATGCGCAGAACACCGTCATCATGGTGCAGGTCCAGAACGAGGCGGGCAGCTATCGCCTTGCCCGCGACCACGCGCCCGCCGCCGAGCGGCTGTTCAAGGGCCCGGTCCCGGCCGAGCTCGTCCGCGCGCTCAAGGTCAAGGCGGGAACGTGGGAGGCGGTGTTCGGCAAGCGTGCCGAGCAGTTCTTCCAGAGCTGGCACCTCGCCCGCTATGTCGACGCGGTCGCCGCGGCCGGGAAGGCGGTCAAGCCGCTGCCGATGTACACCAACGCGGCGCTCGGCAACGCCTTCACCGACGAGGGCGGCGATGTCGGGCCGTCGGGTGGGCCGAACTGGAACGTGATCCCGGTGTGGAAGGCCGCAGCGCCGCACCTCGATCTGGTCGCCCCCGACATCTACAAGCGCGATCCCAAGGAAGTCGCCGCGTTCCTCGACAAATACGCGCGGCCCGACAATGCGCTGATGGTGCCGGAGATCGGCAATGCCGCCGACTTCGCGCGCTTCTTCTGGCCGGCGCTTGGCAAGGGCGCGATCGGTTTTGCGCCGTTCGGCATGGATGGCACGGGGTTCTTCAACTACCCGCTCGGCGCCAAGAGCCTGGAGGACGGCACGCTCGCGGCCTTCGCCGCACCCTATCGCCTGTTCGCGCCGATCGCCGCCGACTGGGCGCGGATCGCGCGGGACCACCCGACCTGGGGCACGGCCAAGGGGATGCCGGAGAGCGGCAAGGTGATGGGCCGCTGGCGCGTTTCGGCCGAATATGGCCAGTGGCAGATGGGCGAGGCTGAATGGGCCAGCTGGCTCAAGACCGATCCGCATCCAGACGCCGATCGCCCGGTCGGCGGGCTGGTCGCCGCGCAGATCGCCCCCGACACCTTCCTGATCGCCGGCAGCCACGTGCGCGCGCGGATCGCCCTTGCCGACCCGGTGGCGGGCGAGAGCGGCGAGATCATCCGCGCCGAGGAAGGCAGCTTCGTGGGCGGCAAATGGGTGACCACGCGGCTGTGGAACGGCGACCAGTCGGATTATGGGTTCAACTTCACCGCCGAGCCCGTGATGCTGCGCGTCACCATGACAAGTTACCGCTAA
- a CDS encoding TIM-barrel domain-containing protein, translated as MPLPKTVRHLLLAGLSLSAASAAQAQSFPMLDRNGSRVSIEPYGPGIVHVSIALDPAEIEKGPGYGISGKPERAGWTHRAEAAGDVYASPALSVTVKAQPWPRQPTQMERYFVPSLPPVSIAVSGADGREIVAMDGWELAPHEVSGEKTFRVGASFGEVRGTHYYGLGQNQEGALDLRGRTIDCRHNYDAPTGETVCVPFLVTDKGYAILWDNPSVTTVSPGINDKAHFQSRVGERVSFFIVTGKTTDELYAGYARLTGKTPLPPKAAFGLIQSKARYENQAELMAVADGYRSRNLPLDVMVLDWFHWTRMGQMDIDRAAFPDPAGMNRELHARGLHTMLSVWPRYEREGRYYDMLASKGWFLKDPDGQPAYGLAVRSDRAGALLDSTNPDARRWFWERIRDNLASQGFDWFWLDETEPDLVPAGKLYSIGSGDRFYNLFPLVHTGGVAEGSAKDRPDFRNLILARAAFTGATAMGAIFWTADVHSSWEALRRQVPATLGMAASGIAYTSSDTGGWQWPNGPAAERPVLVDPTGATAMGAGYRDYPELFVRWFQYNSFTPTLRIHGQRPATALWEYGAAAEPILADWLRLRYSMIPYLYSLGRGTYEGGAPFMRALFMDFGSDPKVADIRDQYMLGPAFLVAPVLEQGRTSRSVYLPAGADWYDWWTNKRYTGGQTIEAAAPIERMPLFVRAGSIVPVGAAIRNTSEKQALKAIRVYPGRDARFTLYDDDGVTNAYQRGGGMKAELVWNEASGRLSASGRLPSGQDAASLVEVVRAP; from the coding sequence GTGCCCCTGCCCAAGACCGTTCGCCACCTTCTCCTCGCCGGCCTGTCGCTGTCCGCGGCTTCGGCGGCGCAGGCGCAAAGCTTTCCCATGCTCGACCGCAACGGCAGCCGCGTGTCGATCGAGCCCTATGGCCCCGGCATCGTCCACGTCTCGATCGCGCTCGATCCTGCGGAGATCGAGAAGGGGCCGGGATACGGCATCAGCGGCAAGCCGGAGCGGGCCGGCTGGACGCACCGCGCGGAGGCGGCGGGCGACGTCTATGCCTCGCCCGCGCTGTCGGTGACGGTCAAGGCGCAACCCTGGCCCAGGCAACCGACGCAGATGGAGCGCTATTTCGTGCCCTCGCTGCCGCCGGTCTCGATCGCGGTCAGCGGAGCGGACGGGCGCGAGATCGTGGCGATGGACGGCTGGGAACTGGCGCCGCACGAGGTGAGCGGCGAGAAGACCTTCCGCGTCGGCGCAAGCTTCGGCGAAGTGCGGGGCACGCATTATTACGGGCTGGGCCAGAACCAGGAAGGCGCACTCGACCTGCGCGGCCGGACGATCGACTGCCGCCACAATTACGATGCGCCGACCGGCGAGACGGTGTGCGTGCCCTTCCTCGTCACCGACAAGGGATACGCGATCCTGTGGGACAATCCGTCGGTCACGACGGTGTCGCCGGGGATCAACGACAAGGCGCATTTCCAGTCGCGCGTCGGTGAGCGGGTGTCGTTCTTCATTGTGACGGGGAAGACGACGGACGAGCTCTATGCCGGCTATGCACGGCTGACGGGCAAGACCCCGCTGCCGCCCAAGGCGGCGTTCGGCCTGATCCAGTCCAAGGCGCGCTATGAGAACCAGGCCGAGCTGATGGCGGTCGCCGATGGCTATCGCAGCCGCAATCTGCCGCTCGACGTCATGGTGCTCGACTGGTTCCACTGGACCCGGATGGGGCAGATGGACATCGACCGCGCCGCCTTCCCCGACCCGGCGGGGATGAACCGCGAACTGCACGCGCGCGGGCTCCACACCATGCTATCGGTGTGGCCGCGATACGAGCGCGAGGGGCGGTATTACGACATGCTCGCGTCGAAGGGCTGGTTCCTGAAGGATCCCGACGGCCAGCCGGCCTATGGCCTTGCCGTCCGTTCGGACCGGGCGGGGGCGCTGCTCGACAGCACCAATCCGGATGCGCGAAGGTGGTTCTGGGAGCGGATCCGCGACAATCTTGCGAGCCAGGGCTTCGACTGGTTCTGGCTGGATGAGACCGAGCCCGATCTGGTCCCGGCGGGGAAGCTCTATTCGATCGGCTCGGGCGACCGCTTCTACAACCTGTTCCCGCTGGTCCACACCGGCGGCGTGGCGGAGGGCTCGGCAAAGGACCGGCCGGATTTCCGCAACCTCATCCTCGCGCGCGCGGCGTTCACCGGCGCGACCGCGATGGGGGCGATCTTCTGGACCGCGGACGTGCATTCGAGCTGGGAGGCACTGCGGCGGCAGGTGCCCGCGACGCTGGGCATGGCGGCGAGCGGGATCGCCTATACCAGCAGCGACACCGGCGGATGGCAGTGGCCGAACGGGCCGGCGGCGGAGCGGCCGGTGCTGGTCGATCCGACCGGCGCGACCGCGATGGGGGCGGGCTACCGCGACTATCCCGAGCTGTTCGTCCGCTGGTTCCAGTATAACAGCTTCACGCCCACGCTGCGCATCCACGGCCAGCGACCGGCGACGGCGCTGTGGGAATATGGCGCGGCGGCCGAGCCGATCCTCGCCGACTGGCTGCGGCTTCGCTACTCGATGATCCCCTATCTCTACTCGCTGGGGCGCGGCACCTATGAGGGCGGGGCACCGTTCATGCGCGCGCTGTTCATGGATTTCGGAAGCGATCCCAAGGTCGCCGACATCCGCGACCAGTATATGCTGGGGCCGGCATTCCTGGTGGCGCCGGTGCTGGAGCAGGGGCGGACGAGCCGGTCAGTGTACCTGCCCGCGGGCGCCGACTGGTACGACTGGTGGACCAACAAGCGCTACACCGGCGGCCAGACGATCGAGGCGGCGGCGCCGATCGAGCGGATGCCCCTGTTCGTGCGCGCAGGCTCGATCGTGCCGGTGGGCGCGGCGATCCGGAACACCAGCGAGAAGCAGGCGCTGAAGGCGATCCGCGTCTATCCGGGGCGCGATGCGCGCTTCACGCTCTACGACGACGACGGCGTCACCAACGCCTATCAGCGAGGGGGCGGGATGAAGGCCGAACTCGTCTGGAACGAGGCGAGTGGTCGGCTTTCGGCAAGCGGCCGCCTGCCGAGCGGGCAGGACGCCGCGTCGCTGGTCGAGGTGGTGCGCGCACCGTGA
- a CDS encoding tryptophan halogenase family protein has protein sequence MSHAPIRSVVIVGGGSAGWMTAAALSRLCAAGMSLTLVESEEIGTVGVGEATIPPLLDFNAALGIDEAAFVAATRATFKLGIEFVDWGRLGDRYLHPFGTIGRAQMGVPFHQMWLRQRLLRRPDLDPGALGPYSIAAAAAMRGRFAKPTANRDAVLSGLSYAYHFDAGLYARFLRNFAEQRGVRRVEGRIASIEKRGEDGFLTGVTLRDGRRVEGEFFIDCSGFRALLLGEALGVPYRSWRHWLPCDSAVAVPTERIGPPLPYTRATADSAGWRWRIPLQHRTGNGHVYSSSHASDEVARTALIDGLDAPATAEPRVLRFVPGRRERMWERNCVAIGLSGGFIEPLESTSIHLIQQGILRLLALFPDSGFAGEEIDAYNAWLVEEYEHIRDFIILHYHASTRDDSDFWCDVRAAPLPDSLAERLALWRGKGRLLPIANGLFTTDSWLAVLVGQNILPAAADPMTVLLPPDETGRFLAHLRSVIARTAEALPFHEAFLDGTAAHPLPERRVG, from the coding sequence ATGAGCCATGCGCCGATCCGGAGCGTCGTCATCGTCGGCGGCGGCTCGGCCGGGTGGATGACCGCGGCCGCGCTGTCGCGCCTGTGCGCCGCGGGCATGTCGCTGACGCTGGTGGAGTCCGAAGAGATCGGCACCGTCGGTGTCGGCGAGGCGACGATCCCGCCGCTGCTCGACTTCAACGCCGCGCTCGGCATCGACGAGGCGGCGTTCGTCGCGGCAACGCGGGCCACCTTCAAGCTCGGCATCGAGTTCGTCGATTGGGGCCGGCTGGGCGACCGCTATCTCCATCCGTTCGGCACGATCGGCCGCGCGCAGATGGGTGTGCCGTTCCACCAGATGTGGCTGCGCCAGCGGCTGCTGCGGCGACCCGATCTGGATCCCGGCGCGCTCGGCCCCTATTCGATCGCGGCCGCCGCGGCGATGCGCGGTCGCTTCGCCAAGCCAACGGCCAATCGCGACGCGGTGCTCTCTGGGCTGAGCTATGCCTATCATTTCGACGCCGGCCTCTATGCCCGTTTCCTGCGCAACTTCGCCGAACAGCGCGGCGTGCGGCGCGTCGAAGGGCGCATCGCCTCGATCGAGAAGCGCGGCGAGGACGGCTTCCTCACCGGCGTGACGCTGAGGGATGGGCGCCGTGTCGAGGGCGAGTTCTTCATCGATTGCAGCGGGTTTCGCGCGCTCCTGCTCGGCGAGGCGCTGGGCGTGCCCTATCGAAGCTGGCGGCACTGGCTGCCCTGCGACAGCGCCGTCGCGGTCCCGACCGAGCGGATCGGCCCGCCGCTCCCCTATACCCGCGCGACCGCCGACAGCGCGGGCTGGCGCTGGCGCATCCCGCTTCAGCACCGCACCGGCAACGGCCATGTCTATTCCAGCAGCCATGCCAGCGACGAGGTGGCGCGGACTGCGCTGATCGACGGCCTGGACGCGCCCGCCACCGCCGAACCGCGCGTGCTGCGGTTCGTGCCGGGGCGGCGCGAGCGGATGTGGGAGCGCAACTGCGTGGCGATCGGCCTGTCGGGCGGGTTCATCGAGCCGCTGGAATCGACGAGCATCCACCTCATCCAGCAAGGCATCCTGAGGCTGCTCGCGCTGTTCCCCGACAGCGGTTTCGCGGGCGAGGAGATTGACGCGTACAATGCCTGGCTGGTCGAGGAATATGAGCATATCCGCGACTTCATCATCCTTCATTACCATGCCAGCACGCGCGACGATTCCGACTTCTGGTGCGACGTCCGCGCGGCGCCGCTGCCCGACAGCCTGGCCGAGCGGCTGGCGCTGTGGCGAGGCAAGGGGCGGCTGCTGCCGATCGCCAACGGCCTGTTCACGACGGACAGCTGGCTTGCGGTGCTGGTCGGCCAGAACATCCTGCCCGCCGCCGCCGACCCGATGACGGTCCTGCTGCCGCCCGACGAAACCGGCCGCTTCCTGGCCCATCTGCGCAGCGTGATCGCGCGCACCGCCGAAGCGCTGCCGTTCCATGAGGCGTTTCTGGACGGAACGGCCGCCCACCCATTGCCCGAGCGACGCGTCGGATGA
- a CDS encoding tryptophan halogenase family protein has translation MARRVVIVGGGTAGWLAAGYLARTLAADRPGGAEITLVESQAIGILGVGEGTFPTIRRTLQRIGIDEAELVRRCGATFKQGARFDGWRTGGAGDRYLHAFQAADPSGPELLPYWLLGAAGDVPWDAACTPQTLAADAHRAPKLPSHADYVAPLNYAFHFDAAALAELLRDAAVAAGVTHLVDTLQDVVLAKDGSIERLVLAERGTLTADLYIDCTGFRAELIGKAMASPWRSVREQLFCDSAVALQLPYAQADTPIASYTIATAQSAGWIWDIGLEARRGIGHVYSSAHQSDDAAEAALRAHAGPASDALEVRRFRFDAGYRPVSWQRNCVAVGLSSGFFEPLEATGIVLSEIAVSLIANLFPWAGEFETAARQFNAKMAARYARALDFLKLHYCLSERADSDFWRDNREASSIPDTLAERLDRWRHRPPNEIDVDANVDIFAEASWQYVLYGMGWRTDLSARAPALRHYEEARAAFGRVKAQADHAIRHLPSNRELVRFAQSNRFGQRAHAA, from the coding sequence ATGGCACGGCGCGTCGTGATCGTCGGGGGCGGCACCGCAGGGTGGCTGGCCGCGGGCTATCTGGCGCGCACGCTCGCCGCCGACCGCCCCGGCGGGGCCGAGATCACGCTGGTCGAATCGCAGGCGATCGGCATCCTTGGCGTGGGCGAGGGGACGTTCCCCACGATCCGCCGCACGCTCCAGCGGATCGGCATCGACGAGGCCGAGCTCGTCCGCCGATGCGGCGCGACCTTCAAGCAGGGCGCACGCTTCGACGGCTGGCGAACGGGCGGGGCGGGGGATCGGTATCTCCATGCCTTTCAGGCCGCCGATCCGTCGGGGCCGGAGCTGCTGCCCTATTGGCTGTTGGGCGCCGCGGGCGACGTGCCGTGGGACGCGGCCTGCACGCCGCAGACGCTGGCGGCCGATGCGCACCGCGCGCCCAAGCTGCCGAGCCATGCCGATTACGTCGCGCCGCTCAACTACGCCTTCCACTTCGATGCGGCGGCGCTGGCGGAGCTGCTGCGCGATGCGGCGGTGGCGGCGGGGGTCACGCATCTCGTCGACACGCTCCAGGACGTGGTCCTAGCGAAGGACGGGTCGATCGAGCGGCTGGTGCTTGCCGAGCGCGGTACGCTGACCGCCGACCTGTACATCGACTGCACGGGCTTCCGCGCCGAGCTGATCGGCAAGGCGATGGCGAGCCCGTGGCGATCCGTGCGCGAGCAATTGTTCTGCGACAGCGCGGTCGCGCTCCAGCTCCCCTATGCGCAGGCCGACACACCGATCGCCTCGTACACGATCGCGACGGCGCAGTCGGCGGGCTGGATCTGGGACATCGGCCTCGAAGCGCGTCGCGGGATCGGGCACGTCTATTCGTCGGCGCATCAGAGCGACGATGCGGCGGAGGCGGCGCTGCGCGCGCATGCCGGTCCGGCGAGTGATGCGCTGGAGGTCCGGCGCTTCCGCTTCGACGCGGGGTATCGCCCGGTCAGCTGGCAGCGCAACTGCGTCGCGGTCGGGCTGTCGAGCGGGTTCTTCGAGCCGCTGGAAGCGACCGGCATCGTCCTGTCGGAGATCGCGGTCTCGCTGATCGCCAACCTGTTCCCCTGGGCGGGCGAGTTCGAGACCGCGGCGCGCCAGTTCAACGCCAAAATGGCCGCGCGCTATGCCCGCGCGCTCGACTTCCTCAAGCTCCATTACTGCCTGAGCGAACGGGCGGACTCGGACTTCTGGCGCGACAATCGCGAGGCTTCGAGCATTCCGGACACGCTGGCCGAGCGGCTCGACCGCTGGCGCCACCGCCCGCCCAACGAGATCGACGTCGACGCCAATGTCGACATCTTCGCCGAGGCGAGCTGGCAATATGTGCTCTACGGCATGGGATGGCGCACCGACCTGTCGGCTCGCGCGCCGGCGCTGCGCCACTATGAGGAAGCGAGGGCGGCGTTCGGGCGTGTGAAGGCGCAGGCCGACCACGCGATCCGCCATCTGCCCTCCAATCGCGAGCTGGTTCGCTTTGCGCAGAGCAACCGCTTCGGTCAGCGGGCGCACGCGGCATGA